A DNA window from Chelativorans sp. AA-79 contains the following coding sequences:
- the flhB gene encoding flagellar biosynthesis protein FlhB, whose product MAEGQDKESKTEEATEKKVRDSIEKGQLPFSKEAPALASFLAILVFAIFFAEGQAAELAGFLSIFIERSYSWSLETQTDAIAIYRLVFVEIAKAVGIVIALLVAAGLAASILQNVPRFVLERIRPKLSRISLAQGWSRLFGARGLVEFVKSICKMLIVGGLVAFTLREASARLLSGMVTHPVVFTLTIRDLAIEILVAICLFMIVLAVADLVWSRFSWRQDLRMTRQEVKDEHKQTEGDPLVRARLRSLARDRSRRRMMSAVPQATLVIANPTHYAIALRYRRDRDAAPVVVAKGQDLIALRIREIAQEHGIPVFEEPVLARSMYKQVSVDTLIPPQFYKAVAELVRRVYGAGGGASSVKATA is encoded by the coding sequence ATGGCCGAGGGGCAGGACAAGGAAAGCAAGACAGAAGAGGCCACGGAGAAGAAGGTCCGCGATTCGATCGAGAAGGGGCAGCTTCCCTTCTCGAAGGAGGCGCCGGCGCTCGCCTCGTTCCTGGCCATTCTCGTCTTCGCGATCTTCTTTGCCGAGGGCCAGGCCGCCGAACTCGCCGGCTTCCTGTCCATCTTCATCGAGCGGTCCTATAGCTGGTCGCTCGAAACCCAGACCGATGCCATCGCGATCTACCGACTTGTCTTCGTGGAGATCGCCAAGGCGGTGGGGATCGTCATCGCCTTGCTGGTTGCGGCGGGCCTGGCGGCGTCCATCCTGCAGAACGTCCCGCGCTTCGTCCTCGAACGGATCAGGCCGAAACTCTCGCGCATATCGCTCGCGCAAGGGTGGTCGCGGCTCTTCGGCGCGCGCGGGCTCGTGGAGTTCGTCAAGTCCATCTGTAAGATGCTGATCGTCGGCGGCCTCGTTGCCTTCACATTGCGCGAGGCGAGCGCGCGGTTGTTGTCGGGAATGGTCACGCATCCGGTCGTCTTCACCCTTACCATCCGCGACCTCGCCATCGAGATTCTCGTGGCGATCTGCCTCTTCATGATCGTGCTGGCCGTCGCCGACCTGGTCTGGTCGCGCTTCAGCTGGCGGCAGGACCTGCGCATGACGCGCCAGGAGGTGAAGGACGAGCACAAGCAGACCGAGGGCGACCCGCTGGTGCGCGCGCGGCTGAGATCGCTTGCCCGCGACCGGTCGCGCCGGCGCATGATGTCGGCCGTGCCGCAGGCGACCCTCGTGATCGCGAACCCCACCCACTACGCCATCGCGCTGCGCTACCGGCGCGACAGGGACGCCGCTCCGGTCGTGGTGGCGAAGGGGCAGGACCTGATCGCGTTGAGGATTCGCGAGATCGCGCAGGAGCACGGCATCCCGGTCTTCGAGGAGCCGGTGCTCGCCCGTTCCATGTACAAACAAGTTTCGGTGGATACGCTCATTCCGCCTCAGTTCTACAAGGCGGTCGCCGAGCTTGTCCGGC
- a CDS encoding FliG C-terminal domain-containing protein: MTASVKLTQAEKAAAILVAMGKPSAGRLLKFFKQDELKALIEAARRLRTIPQAELEKVVQEFEREFSEGAGLLDSADSMNNLLTESLSPEEMNALMGGGEARPAAMQEVWARLERIAPHRLAEILAPEHAQTVAVVLANLAPQAASRVILELDRGQRGEVLRRMASMGQLSAEARTVIERRIAEILRAEAGGKDVSAGHARVARLLNELDKTEADEVIRDLEAVGTSDVDAIRARLFSFEEIVDLSQKARVALLDGLATDVVTLALRDAPGPVVEAVLSALGARSRRMIEAELAAPADGATPEAIAAARRRIAATAVQLAQQGSIDLPSAQKAAA; encoded by the coding sequence GTGACGGCTTCGGTGAAACTCACACAGGCGGAGAAGGCCGCGGCCATCCTGGTCGCCATGGGAAAGCCTTCGGCGGGCAGGCTGCTGAAGTTCTTCAAGCAGGACGAGCTGAAGGCGCTGATCGAGGCGGCCCGACGGCTGCGCACCATCCCCCAGGCGGAGCTCGAGAAGGTGGTGCAGGAATTCGAGCGCGAATTCTCCGAGGGCGCCGGGCTCCTCGATTCGGCCGACAGCATGAACAATCTGCTCACCGAATCCCTGTCTCCCGAGGAGATGAACGCGCTCATGGGCGGCGGTGAAGCACGCCCGGCGGCAATGCAGGAGGTCTGGGCGAGGCTCGAGAGGATCGCGCCGCATCGGCTCGCGGAGATCCTGGCGCCGGAACATGCGCAAACCGTGGCCGTGGTGCTCGCCAACCTCGCGCCGCAGGCGGCCTCCAGGGTGATCCTCGAGCTCGACAGGGGGCAGCGTGGCGAGGTGCTGCGGCGCATGGCTTCCATGGGGCAGTTGAGCGCGGAGGCACGCACGGTGATCGAGCGGCGTATCGCCGAGATCCTGCGCGCCGAGGCGGGCGGAAAGGATGTCTCGGCGGGCCATGCGCGGGTGGCCCGACTTCTCAACGAACTCGACAAGACCGAGGCCGACGAGGTCATCCGCGACCTGGAAGCCGTGGGCACGTCCGACGTCGACGCGATCCGCGCGCGCCTCTTCTCCTTCGAGGAGATCGTCGACCTGTCACAGAAGGCGCGCGTGGCGCTGCTCGACGGCCTTGCTACCGACGTGGTTACGCTCGCGCTGCGCGATGCTCCGGGGCCGGTGGTGGAAGCGGTCCTATCCGCGCTCGGCGCCCGCTCGCGACGCATGATCGAAGCGGAACTCGCCGCTCCGGCGGATGGGGCGACGCCGGAGGCGATCGCCGCGGCGCGCAGGCGCATCGCCGCCACCGCGGTCCAGCTCGCCCAGCAGGGGTCGATCGATCTGCCTTCGGCGCAGAAAGCGGCGGCATAA
- the fliN gene encoding flagellar motor switch protein FliN: MSRTKAAPRNEDEKLNAAIEEMQDALHEEARSKAADPAISGFLLDIPVEVQIVLGSAEMPVSELMALQRGSTVSLDRRIGEPVDIVVNGRRIARGEITILEEDPSRFGVRLTEIGGAGKGIRMNTGGGL; this comes from the coding sequence ATGAGCAGGACGAAAGCAGCACCCCGCAACGAGGACGAGAAGCTGAATGCGGCGATCGAGGAGATGCAGGACGCGCTGCACGAGGAGGCTCGTTCGAAGGCAGCCGATCCGGCCATCTCGGGTTTCCTGCTGGATATCCCGGTCGAGGTGCAGATCGTTCTGGGCAGCGCGGAGATGCCGGTTTCCGAGTTGATGGCGCTGCAGCGCGGCTCGACCGTCTCGCTCGACCGGCGGATCGGCGAACCGGTCGACATCGTCGTCAACGGCCGCCGCATCGCACGCGGCGAGATCACCATCCTGGAGGAGGACCCGAGCCGCTTCGGCGTGCGCCTGACGGAGATCGGCGGCGCGGGCAAGGGGATCCGAATGAACACGGGAGGCGGTTTGTGA
- a CDS encoding FliM/FliN family flagellar motor switch protein: MTAAPDNQALMRNLVVERLVGATGDPRQVVEAARGAAMRALPAVQQVLGERFSPSLAVDIADIDDVRLSEARPGQDSFDALVVVPAASSPDALTMRLDPQALSLLVSIFLGGDPDIPPPPLDRPPSRIELDVAALAFEAFAEALNGTGGRSLGLRLPVSQPLAGPVDFRRFVVRDGPGVRISFSLQGGRETGLLTAWIPHRVILETRVSAGRDAPGAPAPAEWRQRFGDEVMRSKVEVTATIPLTKLSLGALAELREGQVLALHDTAPAQTRLSVRNRGIFVCEFGKLGQNYTVRIKQPFDDRQDVIEGLLAGQTADVAGIREKSE, translated from the coding sequence ATGACGGCGGCCCCCGACAATCAGGCGCTGATGCGCAATCTCGTCGTGGAGCGCCTCGTCGGCGCCACCGGCGACCCACGCCAGGTGGTGGAGGCAGCGCGCGGTGCTGCGATGCGGGCGCTGCCGGCCGTTCAGCAAGTGCTGGGCGAACGGTTCTCGCCGTCTCTCGCGGTCGATATCGCGGACATCGATGATGTACGCCTCTCCGAAGCCAGACCGGGGCAGGATTCCTTCGACGCGCTGGTCGTGGTCCCGGCGGCTTCCTCGCCGGACGCGCTCACCATGCGGCTCGATCCGCAGGCGCTCTCGCTGCTCGTGAGCATTTTCCTCGGCGGCGATCCCGACATTCCCCCGCCGCCGCTCGACAGGCCGCCGTCCAGGATCGAGCTGGACGTGGCGGCGCTGGCGTTCGAGGCTTTCGCGGAGGCGCTGAACGGGACGGGCGGGCGTTCGCTCGGCCTGCGGCTGCCCGTGTCGCAACCCCTGGCCGGACCAGTCGATTTCCGGCGCTTCGTCGTGCGCGACGGGCCAGGAGTGCGCATAAGCTTCTCTCTCCAAGGTGGGCGGGAGACGGGGCTTCTGACCGCCTGGATCCCGCATCGCGTCATTCTGGAAACACGTGTGTCCGCCGGCCGTGATGCTCCGGGCGCGCCCGCACCCGCTGAGTGGCGGCAGCGCTTCGGCGACGAGGTGATGCGCTCCAAGGTGGAGGTGACCGCCACGATCCCGCTGACGAAGCTCTCGCTCGGCGCGCTGGCGGAGCTTCGCGAGGGGCAGGTGCTGGCCCTGCACGACACCGCGCCCGCGCAGACGCGGCTTTCGGTGCGCAATCGCGGCATCTTCGTGTGCGAGTTCGGGAAGCTCGGTCAGAACTACACAGTGCGCATCAAGCAGCCCTTCGACGACCGCCAGGACGTGATCGAGGGCCTGCTGGCCGGCCAGACGGCGGACGTGGCCGGCATCAGGGAGAAAAGCGAATGA
- the motA gene encoding flagellar motor stator protein MotA, which translates to MGILLGLVVTLGCVIGGFMAMGGHVDVLVQPWEFVIIGGAALGTFLVANPMATVKDTGKACIEAFRQKVPKQSEYLETLGVLHGLMRELRSKSRSEVEAHIDNPQESAIFQAFPTVLQNRDLMFFICDYCRIIIIGNARPFEIEALMDEEIQTIRRDKLKPYHALQAVADGLPALGIVAAVLGVIKAMGALDQSPEILGALVGSALVGTFLGIFLSYAVVGPIATKVKIVREKNNRLYVIVKQTLLAYMNGSLPQVALEFGRKTISAHDRPSIDAVEENTLNHNPAGAAAEKKAA; encoded by the coding sequence GTGGGCATTCTGCTGGGACTGGTCGTCACTCTGGGCTGCGTGATCGGCGGCTTCATGGCCATGGGCGGACATGTCGACGTGCTCGTCCAGCCTTGGGAATTCGTCATCATAGGCGGGGCGGCCCTGGGCACGTTCCTGGTGGCAAACCCGATGGCAACCGTGAAGGATACCGGCAAGGCGTGCATCGAAGCCTTCCGGCAGAAGGTGCCGAAGCAGAGCGAGTACCTGGAGACACTCGGCGTGCTGCACGGCCTGATGCGCGAACTGCGCTCGAAATCCCGCAGCGAGGTCGAGGCGCATATCGACAATCCGCAGGAATCGGCGATCTTCCAGGCATTTCCCACGGTCCTGCAGAACCGGGACCTGATGTTCTTTATCTGCGACTACTGCCGCATCATCATCATCGGCAACGCGCGGCCTTTCGAGATCGAGGCGCTGATGGACGAGGAGATCCAGACCATCCGCCGCGACAAGCTGAAGCCCTACCACGCGCTCCAGGCGGTGGCGGACGGCCTTCCGGCGTTGGGCATCGTGGCGGCTGTTCTCGGCGTCATCAAGGCCATGGGGGCGCTGGACCAATCGCCGGAAATCCTGGGCGCCCTCGTGGGGTCAGCCCTCGTCGGCACCTTTCTCGGAATCTTCCTCTCCTATGCGGTGGTGGGGCCGATCGCCACGAAGGTCAAGATCGTGCGCGAGAAGAACAACCGGCTCTACGTGATCGTGAAGCAGACGCTGCTCGCCTATATGAACGGCTCGCTGCCGCAGGTGGCGCTGGAATTCGGGCGCAAGACGATCTCGGCCCATGACCGCCCCTCCATCGATGCGGTGGAGGAGAACACGCTCAACCACAACCCGGCCGGAGCCGCGGCGGAAAAGAAGGCGGCGTGA
- a CDS encoding DUF1217 domain-containing protein: MINTYTSYQLITRDMERSIDRVETQPMVSRETAYYRENIGNVKSIEDFVSDERLFRYAMKAHGLEDMAYAKAFMVKALEGGIDAEDSFVNTLTDKRYRDFVDIFNFARYGEQTTSFHSSTTGTVEKYMRQTLEEDAGNQNEGVRLALYFQRKAGSLKSYYEILADPALAQVVRTALGFPEALAQADIDKQVNMIKERLDLEDLKDPETLEEFLKRFTTLWEIDNPSYTPQSSIAALFSQPAEFGISTDILLTIAQMRR; the protein is encoded by the coding sequence GTGATCAACACTTATACGAGCTATCAGCTGATTACGCGGGACATGGAGCGTTCCATCGACCGCGTCGAGACCCAGCCCATGGTCAGCCGCGAGACGGCCTACTACCGCGAGAATATCGGAAATGTGAAAAGCATCGAGGACTTCGTCTCCGACGAACGGCTTTTCCGCTACGCCATGAAGGCGCACGGGCTGGAGGACATGGCCTATGCCAAGGCTTTCATGGTGAAGGCGCTGGAGGGCGGCATCGACGCCGAGGACAGCTTCGTCAACACGCTCACCGACAAGCGGTACCGGGACTTCGTCGATATCTTCAACTTCGCCCGATACGGGGAGCAGACGACGAGCTTCCACAGCTCCACGACGGGGACGGTGGAGAAATATATGCGCCAAACGCTGGAGGAGGACGCCGGCAACCAGAACGAGGGCGTGCGCCTCGCGCTCTATTTCCAGCGCAAGGCCGGGAGCCTCAAGTCCTATTACGAAATCCTGGCCGACCCGGCGCTCGCGCAGGTGGTCCGCACCGCTCTCGGCTTCCCCGAAGCGCTCGCCCAGGCCGACATCGACAAGCAGGTGAACATGATCAAGGAGCGCCTCGACCTCGAGGACCTCAAGGATCCGGAGACGCTCGAGGAATTCCTGAAGCGGTTCACCACGCTCTGGGAGATCGACAATCCCTCCTATACCCCGCAGAGCTCGATCGCCGCGCTTTTCAGCCAGCCGGCGGAGTTCGGCATCTCCACCGACATCCTGCTCACGATCGCCCAGATGAGGAGGTAG
- the flgF gene encoding flagellar basal-body rod protein FlgF: protein MQTGLYVALSSQMALERRLTTLADNVANAGTVGFRAGGITFSDVMTGLTEDSVSFVSTGADFYDTRAGGLQQTGNPFDFAVQGDAWFAVETPAGPAMTRDGRFTMRETGELVTLEGYAVLDAGGAPLVLDPQAGPPEAGADGILRQGGQLIGAIGLFSFVPGPNATRYGNSAFLPDTQPQPVVDLPDVGVVQGFVEGSNVNPMTEMMRLIQVQRAFEQVTTLVRDSDTAMKDAIKTLGS, encoded by the coding sequence ATGCAGACGGGGCTCTATGTCGCGCTTTCTTCCCAAATGGCTCTGGAGCGCCGGCTGACCACGCTCGCCGACAACGTAGCCAATGCCGGCACGGTCGGGTTCCGCGCCGGCGGGATCACCTTCAGCGACGTGATGACCGGCCTGACGGAGGATTCCGTGAGCTTCGTCTCCACCGGCGCCGATTTCTACGACACGCGCGCGGGCGGGCTGCAGCAGACGGGCAACCCCTTCGATTTCGCCGTTCAGGGCGACGCCTGGTTCGCCGTCGAGACGCCGGCTGGACCGGCCATGACTCGGGACGGCCGCTTCACCATGCGGGAAACCGGCGAGCTGGTGACGCTGGAGGGTTACGCGGTGCTCGACGCCGGGGGCGCACCGCTCGTCCTCGACCCGCAGGCCGGCCCGCCGGAGGCCGGTGCCGACGGCATCCTGCGGCAGGGCGGGCAGCTGATCGGTGCCATCGGGCTCTTCTCCTTCGTGCCCGGCCCCAACGCCACGCGCTACGGGAACTCCGCCTTCCTGCCCGACACGCAGCCGCAGCCCGTCGTCGATCTGCCCGATGTCGGCGTCGTCCAGGGCTTCGTGGAAGGCTCCAACGTCAATCCGATGACCGAGATGATGCGCCTCATCCAGGTTCAGCGCGCGTTCGAGCAGGTGACGACGCTCGTGCGCGACAGCGACACGGCCATGAAGGACGCCATCAAGACGCTCGGCTCCTGA